The genomic stretch AATATGCTTCAAGCACTACTTAAAAAACTATTTTTCATGACAACGATTTTATCTCGCATATAAAAAACCAAGGTATAATCTCTGGATGCACTATATTTCTTTCTTAACAAATTATACAATTTATTctgtcaattttttttatgaatcttGTAACCCTTTTCAAGCGATTGACCAATACTTAAAAAGTTATATTTGATTCCTGAAATGTATAATATATCTTTGATCAAGGAATGTCCACCATCCTTCTTCATGATTAAAATATCGCCGATCTCATCGGCCGCTAAAGTGGTATCATCCGCGAATTTTACTCTATTCTTTGTGGCTTGATTGATTTTGACAAACCAATTCTCCATAATCGTCATATGCGTAGAACAAAATCCAAGTATCATTCTTCGTTGCAGTGAACTCCTTCTCTCACAGTCACCATAACATTTTCTTCTGCAAACGTTTATGCAGCGTTCTCGAAACCATTTCTGCTTCCCTGCAGCCAACTACTGCTGCATTCACCTTTTGTAACCTTGGTTTCATCTCCTTGAGATTCCCTCTTGTTCGTGTTGCATTATCTAGCAAAGCGAACAAACATTTGACAATTGTAGCATTGTGTCTAACtcttatcatactttcctttttCATCTCTAAAGTTGCCTTGGCTATTTTTCTGCAAATTCTCTCACCCCTTTGACAAGTCAAACTCTTCAAATTTTGGAActcttccccccccccccccccccccccaaatttctcaaaatccCCTTTACTCTTCATGGGCTATTTTCCTTTCGACTTCTTGTTCTTCTCAAACCGAGTTTGCAAAGTTATTTCCACCTTCGCCTTATCGTTATTTATCTTCTCCATCCTTTGCTCATGAGCCTTAAGAGAGCTTTGAAGCTCATCTTTGGTCAACATTGCAAGATCTTCCGACTCATCAATCGCCACTACAATGTTGTTAAATCTTGCCGTCAAAGAACGCCAAATCTTCAACACCACATATTCTGCTCACAAACAGTTTCTCCACACGACTTAATTTGGTTCACCAATCGCGTAATTCTTGTCACATAATCGTTGATTGTCTCTCTTTCCTCCATTTGAATTAATTCAAATTACCGTTTATGAGTCTGTAACCTCACCATCTTTGCCTTATTAGCCCCTGCATATGCCTTTTCCAAGATTTACCACACTTCCTTTACCGATTTGCAATCGCCAACTTTCTCAAAATTGTCACCACTCACACATCGAatgctttataatctttcttatTTTCGTTCTTGTACGCAGCCTTTTGTGCGTCTATTGCACCTTCGACACGGGGATTCACCACattcttgatcacttcaagaacTTCTTAGTAGCCAAACAACATCTTCATTTGCTTGCACAATTTGTCGTAATTCTTTGCATCAAAGGTTGGTAGATTTTTAGAGACCCTATCATTGGAGACATGATTGGTGTTGCATAACAAATGTCTATGTATTAGAAACCAGACTCTTGACGtcaaatgttggaacatacaaTCACACAATTGGTGAACAATGGAGTATGTGGAAAAAAGGGTAGTGAGAGAGAaaagaatgagagagagagataatTTGAGGGTGAGAATGATAATTTGCATTAACTTGAGATGAAGATGCATCCATAGCATTTTTACAAGTGTTACAGAATGATTTGGACCTAAAACACATCCTCAAAACTCGGAGTTGTAGCCGGTTAACACAAACTATTTAACGGTTACAACAGACAAAACTAAAATTCATAAACAAATATAACCGATTAATGTGTTTCGTTAACTGATTAACACAACTCCAAAACAACCTTTTAATTCGGTTTAAATATATGTTGTCAAGAATTTATACACATATAGTGTGACATAGTTGATATAGACACTTTTATGATTTAAATATGTTGCCAAGAATTTTATTAGGATAAGTGTTTATAAAAAAGACTTCAATAAAATAATTCATTTCcgacattttttttatcaaaaaaaaataaattaataattataagagATATCCTTTGAAGAACATGCTTTTGCAATCCCTTCACCATCGCAATATATATAGAGAAGCTCATAATTTATATCCAAAACACAACCAATATGGCTTCTACTTCCTTTCATTATTCTCTCTTTCTCCTAATAATAACCATTTTCTCATCATCAAAACTAGCCAACGCAGCAACTAATACACAGAATTTCCACTACTTCTGTGATTTCAACAACAGAGGTAACTTCACAAACAACACCACTTACCAAAccaacctcaaaacacttttatCATCCCTCACTTCCAACACACAAATCAACTACGGTTTCTACAATTTCTCAAACGGCCAAAACACTAACAAAGTATACGCAATTGGTCTCTGCAGAGGCGATGTTAAAAGCCAAAACGACTGCCTCAGTTGCCTCAAAGCTTCAAGCAACAATCTCACACAGCTTTGTCCAAATCAAAAAGAAGCAATTGGTTGGTACGAAGACGAAAAATGCATGCTGCGTTATTCAGACCGATCCATATTTAATCTCGAAGAAACTGGACCTGCTTACTTTGCATGGAATTCGAAAAACGCAACAAATGAAGATGAGTTTGATAAAAAGGTGAAAAAATTGTTGGATGATTTAAGAAACAAAGCTTCATCAGGGGACAGTAACCTTAAATATGCAGTTGGAAGTGATAAGTTTGGTCTGAATAATAATGAAACATTATATGGTCTTGTTCAATGCACACCTGATTTGTCTAAAACATCTTGTGATGATTGTTTGGTTCAATCTATCAAAGAAGTTCCAAATTGTTGTAACAATAGAATAGGTGCTAGAATTGTTAGACCTAGTTGTAATTTGAGATATGAAATCAATTCACCCTTCTACCAAACTACTACACCAGATTCAGCCTCACCATCACCATCACCTTCGCCATCAACGGTGCCGCCATTCACAGCTACTCCTCCGTTTGCACAAAACACTGCTTCTTCTCCCTCTTCAGGTATTTAAATATCATATTATACTTCTCAATTGATCTATAGAATTTTTTTCAATATATGTAGTACTGTATATATTGGTACTTTTTGCAGATAAAGGCAAGACGTCAAGAAATGCAGTTGGTATAATCCAGTTGATGCTGTTTATATTGAGCTCATTCTTATCATCTTTTTGATCAATTTCTAAGTGGCTATTTAGGAGCATTGAAGAACACCAAGAAAATATATAGAAGAAAGTTTTGTTCTGTTATTGAAAAAGGCATCCTTAGAAATAATGTGAAATAATGCCtgactaaataaaattattacattgaaatacataattattttggtATAAATCGGATATTCTCTATGTATAATTGTAAAAATTAATATATCGAATCAAAAAAATTACATTAGACGACAAATCTTGCACTAATAGATTTATCAGTGTTGTGTGTTCATGACTTAATTGAAATTCAAGATCTCTAATTAAGTTGGAAAAGAACATTATCGTTTTATACAAGTGCTATTAGGGGTGTTGAAACACATAATTGCAAGTCTGGAAAAAATCGGGAGCAACAAGGGATGTCCAATAATCCCGAACCACAAGAGAGTGAGATAACACATCTCCATCCAAAACCTTAAAGCATTAGGTATATGAGTCATCTTTATAATAAATTCAATATTACACCCATTTTTAGTAGGACTTAACCATCACATTTGCACCCAACATTCTCACCCGTTAGTCATCACAAACTAACACGATTCAAGATTATTGACTcatcccacaaaccaacacgattCAAGATTATTGACTGATCCCACAAATCAACACGATTCTTTTTAGCATGCTTTGTCTGCACTTACACTTTTCAAGAAACTTCTCAAAAGATCACCCATCCAAATAATATTCTAAATCAAACACACTTAACTATAAAATTCTTATTCATTAGGCTACCGAAAAGATATCACAAGTTGCAAGCCTAGTGGCCACAGATATCACATCGGTACATCCATAAATACATATATAGTGGTACATCCATGTGGGTGAATCAAACTCAATAAATCTTggtgacaacttctctacccatcataaAAAGTTGGATAATGTGCATTCAACCAATCacatggtaccatttaattttaacatgtttaattatttattaaataatagaattatttattatttccaaaacatTTTACACTAggggtaaccttacccaactttttgagttgggtaaataaaAAATTCACCATAAATTTTACTACCTAGATTGGAGCCAGGTACGTTAAATATCCTTCATTCATCGACTAACAATTCCCAAGATCACACAAGTAGTGATAATAACCACCTTGAGCATGATGACACAATAAGTTCACTCTTCATCTACTGCATGCACATTATTTAACTTAAGCATAAATGTATTTTTCCAAGATACACCCTCTCAACATCTAGATAAGCAATAAATTTAGGAGACAgaaacactactacaaataatgcaTTTTATGACGAAACTTTCACCTTAGTTAGAAAAAAACGAGATATTATGCCTAGGCGCgccatgttatttttttataataataaaaacaacatattccCTCGGTTTTTAAGAAAACCGAGGAAATAACAAATCAAAACACGCTTCAAATCACAATCTTAGATTTTTCGATATAACTGAGGAATCAAATAATCAGATTTCACTATAAAACCACTCGTCAAACAAATTGTAACCTAATCCTCACTTATATGAAACCGCCCCAAACTCGCATGCATCATTCattgggatggattgcaagacatataaaatcttcaatgttcttctatctataacaaaatattttttcttcccTTACAATCTATCTCAgataatgatgttgatgttgttgttcttGCCTATGCCATATGTTTATGAGCACATGTTTATGACATATATTATTTGATGTGGAACTCTTGACACATCCCCCTCACGCTCATGACTGAACATTTAGAGCTTGAAAATAAATGGTGGGAGACTTGATAACAGAAACCTAATATCAGAGGAATTTTGATCGGACCTTGGGCCATCCACCATTTAAATCTAATCAGTAAGCCCAAACGAGTGATGGGCATGAGGGGCGTATTGGGAAAATCTCAAGTCCCAAATTTGTTAGAGATCGATTATTGAAAgtgtttatatagagtgacacctCTCATcttacaagtcggttttgtaaggatggaTTAGGCCAatctctaatatggtatcagattCTGTCGATCAGACCATGGACCGTCCACACGTTAATATTCATGCTCCAAGATCAAAAAGAGTGTTAGGTGTGAGGGGGTGTAGTGGGAAGATCTCAAGTCCCACATTAGTTAGACATAGAGCCTATATAGGGCTTATATAGATTGACACCCTCACACATGCAAGTCGGTTTTGTAAGGATAAGTTAGGGAAACTCTAataagttaggtcaaactctaatatgacaTCAAAGTCTATCGATCGGGCCATGGATCGCTCATTGTTTATATCTACACACCAAGTTCAAAATGTAGGCCAAACTCTAATAAGTTAtaccaaactctaatatggtatcaaagTCTATCGATTGGACCATGAGCCACCCACCGTTTATATTTGCACACCAAACTTAAAAAAAGCGTTAGGCGTAAAAAGGTGTATTATTCTTAATCCCACATTGGTTAGATAGAGACTCTAAAGAATTTATATAAAGAGACACTCCTTACCTTATAAGCCGATTTTATAAGGATGAATTAGACCAGACTTTAATACACGGGAGAATGTTTACGTAGGTACTCGCCAATAGGATTCTACATCTATCACTACATGTCCGCTTAATAATTTTAGCGCTAAAATGATTGTAGATATCGTCCCACAGATACTAATTCAAGATGCTCACCAACTTATTCACTCACCATCTTTGAGAGTCACTACTGTAATATTTACATTTAAGCGTATTATATTTAGAGTTTCTATCAATATATCGAATATTACTAAACGACTTAGCATTATTTTTCTGTTCATAACATAAACCAACTTTATTATAGAACGATGTTTGACTATCTAGAATGAGTTTCAACTTATATCTCCTTTTAGtaaatttatcaaaatattatGCAAGCCATCAATTTTATTTTCTAGATCCAACTCAACAGTTCAGTTTACATCAtaacaaaatttatttgaaattatttaaaaaaggCGTGAAAAATTTATTTGGAATTAGAGTGAAGTTCCATTTTAGTTCCTCACAACAACTGTAGAGGTCAGATTTAAAGTCTCTATTAAATTCCTTAGaaaatttaaccgagtcatgttagtccctttactaatatttttttcaaaccgtttttttttacttttgaacaaTGACTTGACCACCACTAAAGACccattttagtctctcacaaaaaaagGGAGAGTCCAAATTAATCCTTGGGAAAAAAAAGGtctctatttaatcccttacaaaatttaactgaaccgtgttagtccctcttttaatatttttttcaaactatttttttcgtatttttaaacTATCACTGGACTTGACAGGATAGACCTGCTTTCAGAAATTGAGTACGAGTCAGAGGTTGAGTTCCTTTGCACATAGTCTTCAGAGTCTAAGTTTTCAGTAGAAGCTGGGTTCCCTAGATGTGAGACATTAAAATCTTATCATTCAGTATTTGAGTCATCATATTTTGATCTTTCATAATATGAGTCTAAAGTTTCTCTTCACATGTTCCAATCAGAGTCAGAGTCCGGTAAATTCTTTGACTAGTGATCTCGCACACTTGAACATATGTTAGTGTACCTAATTGTTcgttaaatactttgttatcatcaaaacctaagtgatatggtataaaacaattttcttccaacataccatgtgtattatttttGCCACAAGTGTTATTTACAAAACCAAGAAATTATCCTAAATCACCTTAGTAACAAAACTAAACCTTCTTAAAAGATCATTAGCAACTAAAACAATAACGACACCcaatacacaagaatacataacaaaaaaaacataGTCACACATCCATAAGTAtgataataaaccaaacaaagaaaagaacgtCGTGGTATCAGgatgatttatctacaatcccttcataaataatttcaattcaacaaaCGTGAAATAGGAGTCCAgtcaacattttttaaaaaatcgatttgaaaaaaaataataaaagagggactaacatggttttattaaattttgtaagggattaaatataaatttttttcttagGAATTAATTTGGACTATTTCTTTTTTGTAAGGGACTAAAGTGAGTCTTTATTAGCAGTCCAGTCACAGTTCACAAGTAAGAAAAaagtcaattttaaaaaaatgttagttgATGGACTAACATGGCCCAGTTAAATTCTATAAGGAATttaatagagttttttttttctcatagactaatctgacctctacaATTTTTATGAAGAACTAAAATGAAATTCCACTcttgaaattatttaaaaaagtttgaaaaattccATTTAATTGAAAATCATAAATTGTTTCAAAAGAAACATCAGCTAGTCAATATTGACTCGCTCCACGCACCAGACAAGAGAACAAACAAAGTGCGTTTAAGGAGGAACGTAATGACTTGGGTCTTCAGAAGTCATTGTCTTACAGCCATCGAGGAAGGAACTTGAATTGGTTCAAAATCATTTTGACAGGTAATATCTATGAGGTGTTAATGCTTAACTTGTACAACTATAACTTTTGAGACAAAATTTTcatctatgttttttttttttttgactccCTTGTCATCTAAGTCAAATATTATAACTATGTCTGCATGATGAAGATCggtttagaatttttattttataataaatcaatataatacaatTTCTATCTAATTAAATACAGTTTTACTTAAATGGTTTTACTCAAATTTATCGATGCATATTTATATTATGTCAAATAATTTAtcgttatttaaaatatttaaaagtaaaaaattaatatgaacaaaagaaaatagataagcttaaaaatttatatatattgttGTTGCAAAAAACACTGATTAAGTAACCTCCTGATACTAATTAGGGAAGGTCGCAACTGTAAAGAAAATAGATGGTTGTTTGACTTATGCTCAACGGGTCCCTCTTTCCATTTTCTTTGGCGTCGTAAATATAGTTATCTTTTCCTCTCGCTGCTTCCTTCATCAATGACAATCATGAGCCATCCCTAGTTTCTCATGCTTTAAAGGCTTAAGGTAATGTCCTCTATCTCAATGATGAACACAAATCATGAGTTATAATGGTTCAAACATCAATTTCGTAACCTCCATGTGATTTTTGGGCTGCCTCTTAACTGTTACGGTGGACTATCAACTcggctaggggtggcaaaacggaccgTCTGCCCCGCCCACCCCGACTAAAGCCCGAAAAAAAGCGAGCGGGGCGGACAAGTCCGTCAAGTAAAATGGACATAAAAATCATGTCCGCCCCGCCAAGGTAGGGGGTTGGTGGATGGCGGACTTGCCcgccttatttatttatttatttatttattatttttctttcattttttaatagattaatagtctttttttacctttcaattaaatttttcacttattttttagaacaactttttataaaacatcttttaaataaattttacctaaaaaatattgtatatatttacaaataaatgtataaaattaaaccataaaaaatttgaattaatagaattaactaaaaaaggaaGGACTTGAGGCGAGACGAGCTTAACAAATAGGTGAGGCGGACTTTAGCGGGCGGGCTTTGACGTGGCGAGCttaggcgggcggcgggttttggcgggacgGACTTTGCGGGGCGGCAAActcaaaatcccaacccaacccgccatttttggcgggtgcgcgggccggtTCAGCAGGCCACCACCCTTTTTTCCACCCCTAAACTCGTCCATCTGGCCATTAGCAATGTCTGTTCTATGTATTCTGCAACCATTATGATGGGCTATTAACCCGACCATCCAGACACTAGCAATGTACGATCTATGTTTTCTGCAACATTATTGTCAGCTATTAACCCGGTCATCTGGACACTAGCAACGTCCAGTCGAATGTATTTTGCAACCGTTATGACGGGCTATCAACCTGGTCATCTGGCCACTAGCAATGTCCGATCTAGATATTTTGCCCCGAGCACATACACGACCATGACATACGGACAACAACTCGCTCTTTGCTATTTATGGAAATGCTTACACCTCAAGTCTACCATCTCG from Vicia villosa cultivar HV-30 ecotype Madison, WI linkage group LG4, Vvil1.0, whole genome shotgun sequence encodes the following:
- the LOC131596544 gene encoding cysteine-rich repeat secretory protein 38-like, translated to MASTSFHYSLFLLIITIFSSSKLANAATNTQNFHYFCDFNNRGNFTNNTTYQTNLKTLLSSLTSNTQINYGFYNFSNGQNTNKVYAIGLCRGDVKSQNDCLSCLKASSNNLTQLCPNQKEAIGWYEDEKCMLRYSDRSIFNLEETGPAYFAWNSKNATNEDEFDKKVKKLLDDLRNKASSGDSNLKYAVGSDKFGLNNNETLYGLVQCTPDLSKTSCDDCLVQSIKEVPNCCNNRIGARIVRPSCNLRYEINSPFYQTTTPDSASPSPSPSPSTVPPFTATPPFAQNTASSPSSDKGKTSRNAVGIIQLMLFILSSFLSSF